In the genome of Pelobacter seleniigenes DSM 18267, one region contains:
- a CDS encoding ArnT family glycosyltransferase, with the protein MPDNASRLETAVSSKFGLVLLVALCLLIFTPGQGSLPTTDRDEARFAQASKQMLETGNYVDIRFQEVPRYKKPIGIYWLQTAAVRLSNAPLNQIGPYRLPSLLGALLAVVCTALLGTRLFDRRTGLLAGLLLAGCLLLNVEARLAKTDAMLLFCIVIMQSGLARLYLARQRETAKHWPGWIMFWLACGLGILIKGPVPLVIAAATILTLMASDRSLDLLRVLRPLPGLLLLAGIVLPWFVAIQSASHGAFIQQALFQDFLPKLLSGQESHGAPPGYYLLLFPVLFWPGSLLTIAGLPRLRSLLREERVRFLLAWIIPAWIIFELVPTKLPHYVLPFFPAIALLTACALQQSRPEPGREGLLKKLPRWLGSGLWLLATVILGIGLPVLAARFGRFQALDLLPFAGLLLMLVAGWQYRHDRACVSRLVPTFFLVALLTFPPAFAGILPQLELAWPSRHVAEVLSKQSPGQLISVGYSEPSLPFLVGTETVMTTPSQAALLLHQEQYRYLLVEAREQRKHAAAVKELLSGMRHLDRFSGFNYSKGKKITLDLYFKP; encoded by the coding sequence ATGCCTGACAACGCCTCCCGGCTGGAGACCGCCGTGTCGAGCAAATTCGGCCTGGTCCTTCTGGTTGCCCTCTGCCTGCTGATATTTACCCCTGGACAAGGCAGCCTGCCGACCACGGACCGCGATGAAGCGCGCTTTGCCCAAGCCAGTAAACAGATGCTGGAAACGGGGAATTATGTCGACATCCGCTTTCAGGAAGTCCCGCGCTATAAGAAACCGATTGGGATTTACTGGTTGCAGACCGCAGCGGTTCGCCTCAGCAACGCCCCTTTGAATCAGATCGGTCCGTACCGGCTGCCGTCCTTGCTCGGGGCGCTGCTGGCAGTCGTTTGCACCGCCCTGCTCGGAACGCGGCTGTTCGATCGCCGCACCGGCCTGTTGGCCGGTCTGCTGCTAGCGGGATGTCTGCTGCTGAATGTGGAAGCCCGGCTGGCCAAAACCGACGCCATGCTGCTGTTCTGTATTGTCATCATGCAAAGCGGCCTGGCCCGGCTCTATCTGGCTCGGCAGCGGGAAACGGCCAAGCATTGGCCGGGGTGGATCATGTTCTGGCTGGCCTGCGGACTGGGTATTCTTATCAAGGGACCGGTACCGCTGGTCATCGCAGCCGCAACCATCCTCACCTTGATGGCCAGCGACCGCAGCCTGGATTTGCTCAGGGTGCTCCGCCCGCTGCCGGGACTGTTGCTCCTGGCCGGGATTGTGCTGCCCTGGTTTGTTGCAATCCAGTCCGCGTCTCACGGAGCCTTTATCCAACAGGCCCTGTTCCAGGATTTTCTTCCCAAGTTGCTGTCCGGCCAGGAATCCCATGGTGCGCCGCCGGGCTATTACCTGCTGCTGTTCCCGGTGCTGTTCTGGCCGGGCTCGCTGCTGACCATCGCCGGCCTGCCCAGGCTGCGCTCGCTGCTGCGGGAGGAACGAGTCCGTTTCCTGCTGGCCTGGATCATTCCAGCCTGGATCATCTTTGAATTGGTGCCGACCAAACTCCCCCACTATGTCCTGCCGTTTTTTCCGGCCATAGCCTTGTTGACCGCCTGCGCCCTGCAACAAAGTCGGCCGGAACCTGGCCGGGAAGGACTGCTGAAAAAATTGCCCCGCTGGCTTGGCAGCGGGCTGTGGTTGCTGGCCACAGTCATTCTGGGCATCGGCCTGCCGGTACTGGCCGCCCGCTTCGGCCGGTTTCAGGCCCTTGATCTACTCCCCTTTGCCGGGCTGCTGCTGATGCTGGTGGCGGGCTGGCAATATCGTCATGACAGGGCCTGCGTTTCGCGCCTGGTGCCGACCTTTTTCCTTGTCGCACTGCTGACCTTCCCGCCGGCTTTTGCCGGCATCCTGCCACAACTGGAACTCGCCTGGCCCAGTCGCCATGTTGCCGAGGTGCTGAGCAAACAGTCGCCAGGGCAACTGATTTCCGTCGGCTACAGCGAACCAAGCCTGCCGTTTCTGGTCGGGACCGAGACGGTCATGACCACCCCCAGCCAGGCCGCGCTGCTGCTTCACCAGGAGCAATACCGTTACCTGCTGGTGGAAGCCAGGGAACAGCGCAAACATGCTGCGGCCGTCAAGGAGCTGCTCAGCGGAATGCGGCATCTCGACCGGTTCAGCGGTTTCAACTATTCCAAGGGCAAAAAAATCACCCTGGACCTCTATTTCAAACCTTGA
- a CDS encoding phosphatase PAP2 family protein, translating to MLPVKKSMNCLRRHPLFSLLITLFLLVAVIIPQRDFFLTLYANHNALPLLSDFYSRTLFEGDLPGSGDFVVLGLMIALLGYFRCCLGPPTRRSVAWRPALGFAVFAGLTSAVTFVHTSKWAIGRARPSEVFRHHLAYSDWFSFGSHFISEGRYRGSFPSGHTIEALLPILLAYALAGNPAHSSRTRFLGLLCGIFAVLNALTMAVARSMALSHWLSDGLLGLLTAWILIHISYFWILRVPEQDKLSRETSLQPALPACWELLLGLWTMGLGCGIMLILLGIHALLRHENFAYSLLLPAGVFSGYFCLRQSCRLYGKFRSRIAYPL from the coding sequence ATGCTGCCTGTGAAAAAGTCCATGAATTGCTTGCGTCGTCATCCCCTGTTCAGCCTGCTGATCACGCTTTTCCTGCTGGTTGCCGTGATCATTCCACAGCGCGATTTTTTCCTCACCCTCTACGCCAACCACAATGCGCTCCCCCTGTTGAGCGATTTTTACAGCCGTACCCTGTTTGAAGGTGACTTGCCGGGATCCGGCGATTTCGTGGTCCTGGGACTGATGATTGCCCTGTTGGGCTATTTCCGTTGTTGTCTGGGCCCGCCAACCAGGCGCTCCGTTGCCTGGCGACCGGCCTTGGGGTTCGCCGTATTCGCCGGCCTGACCAGCGCTGTTACTTTTGTGCATACCAGCAAATGGGCGATCGGCCGCGCGCGCCCCAGTGAGGTGTTCCGCCACCATCTTGCCTACAGCGACTGGTTCAGCTTCGGTTCGCATTTCATATCCGAAGGGCGCTACCGGGGCAGCTTCCCCAGCGGCCATACCATCGAAGCGCTGCTCCCCATCCTGCTCGCCTATGCCCTGGCCGGCAACCCGGCCCATTCGTCTCGCACCCGCTTTCTCGGACTGTTATGCGGCATTTTCGCTGTTCTTAATGCGCTCACCATGGCCGTTGCCCGGTCCATGGCCCTCAGTCATTGGCTCAGCGACGGCCTGCTCGGCCTGCTCACCGCCTGGATTTTGATCCATATCAGCTATTTCTGGATTCTGCGTGTCCCGGAACAGGACAAACTGAGCAGGGAGACTTCGCTTCAACCGGCATTACCCGCCTGCTGGGAATTACTGCTGGGGCTGTGGACAATGGGCCTCGGCTGCGGCATCATGTTGATACTGCTCGGGATCCATGCACTGCTCCGGCACGAAAATTTCGCTTACAGCCTGTTGCTCCCGGCCGGAGTTTTTAGTGGTTACTTCTGCCTGCGCCAGAGCTGCCGGCTGTATGGAAAATTTCGCAGCCGCATCGCTTATCCGTTATAA
- a CDS encoding lytic murein transglycosylase, which produces MKFRQLIVQAGLLLLIFGTANAADFNSWLNALQDEARQRGIAQATLSAAFAELDEPVAQVIELDRNQPETVQTLAQYLTARVTPRRIADGHRMLRRYPTWLGRVEQSQQVQRRFIVALWGIETHYGQYSGRMPVIPALATLAFDGRRSTYFRTELFELLELLDNDRIRPDQLYGSWAGAMGQCQFMPSSFRRYAVNADGGRIDIWTSLPDVFASTANYLKQNGWQDDQTWGRQVLLPVGFDLSLAGLDKTLPLPRWQQLGVRRSNGSALPKRPLDASLILPEGPAGPAYLVYANFHALLKWNRSLSFAIAVGTLADRLAD; this is translated from the coding sequence ATGAAATTCAGGCAGTTGATCGTTCAGGCCGGACTGCTGTTACTCATTTTCGGGACGGCCAATGCCGCTGATTTCAACAGTTGGCTCAACGCTCTGCAAGACGAAGCACGACAGCGCGGAATTGCCCAGGCCACCCTGAGCGCAGCCTTTGCAGAACTGGACGAACCGGTCGCCCAAGTCATCGAGCTGGATCGCAATCAGCCGGAAACCGTCCAGACTCTCGCCCAATACCTGACGGCCCGGGTCACGCCCCGACGGATTGCAGACGGCCACCGTATGCTGCGACGCTACCCAACCTGGCTGGGCCGGGTGGAACAGAGCCAGCAGGTCCAAAGACGCTTTATCGTCGCTCTCTGGGGGATCGAAACCCATTACGGCCAATACAGTGGCCGCATGCCGGTTATTCCGGCCCTGGCCACCCTGGCCTTTGACGGCCGCCGCAGCACCTATTTTCGCACCGAACTGTTCGAACTGCTGGAACTGCTCGACAACGACCGGATCCGGCCGGACCAGCTTTACGGTTCCTGGGCCGGGGCCATGGGGCAGTGCCAGTTCATGCCCTCTTCTTTCCGCCGCTATGCGGTGAATGCCGACGGCGGCCGCATCGACATCTGGACCTCCCTGCCCGACGTTTTTGCTTCAACCGCCAATTATCTCAAACAGAACGGCTGGCAGGATGATCAGACCTGGGGGCGGCAGGTTCTGTTGCCGGTCGGTTTTGACCTGTCCCTCGCCGGATTGGATAAAACCCTGCCCCTGCCCCGCTGGCAGCAACTCGGGGTGCGCCGCAGCAATGGCAGCGCCTTACCAAAACGTCCCCTGGACGCCTCGCTGATCTTGCCCGAAGGCCCGGCCGGGCCAGCCTACCTGGTCTATGCCAACTTCCATGCGCTGCTCAAATGGAACCGTTCCCTGTCCTTCGCCATCGCCGTCGGCACCCTGGCCGACCGGCTGGCGGATTGA
- a CDS encoding ABC transporter ATP-binding protein, with translation MIQLQHVSRRYGDFVAVDGVSFEIGRGEIVGLLGHNGAGKSTIMKMITGFLEPSEGIIRIAGDDIWNDLRGAQARIGYLPENCPVYPEMTVVDFLDYSASLRGLEQTDRDRAVLRAIQQTELGEKAGATIATLSRGYRQRVGVAQALLHQPEILILDEPTNGLDPSQIGHMRELIRELGQQATVIVSTHILQEVEAVCDRALILRKGQLALDAQLAELTRGRALILRCSAAPEEALERLSRLPGVTATALPEESGYGHGYRLEGATDLIELAPAVAELAVSRNWQLYDLHREERTLEKVFNEISLVAEEVGHAA, from the coding sequence ATGATTCAACTACAACACGTCAGTCGCCGCTACGGTGATTTTGTCGCCGTGGACGGAGTCTCTTTTGAGATCGGCCGGGGTGAAATAGTGGGCCTGCTCGGTCATAACGGGGCCGGCAAATCGACCATTATGAAAATGATTACCGGCTTTCTGGAACCGAGTGAGGGGATCATTCGGATTGCCGGAGACGATATCTGGAACGATCTGCGCGGGGCCCAGGCTCGGATCGGATACCTGCCGGAGAACTGCCCGGTTTACCCGGAAATGACCGTGGTCGATTTCCTCGATTATTCGGCTTCGCTGCGCGGGCTGGAGCAGACCGACCGGGACCGCGCGGTGTTGCGGGCGATTCAGCAGACCGAACTGGGAGAGAAGGCCGGCGCTACTATCGCAACCTTGTCGCGCGGCTATCGGCAGCGGGTCGGGGTGGCCCAGGCCCTGCTCCATCAGCCGGAAATACTGATCCTGGACGAGCCGACCAACGGCCTCGATCCGTCACAAATCGGGCACATGCGGGAGCTGATCCGCGAACTCGGCCAGCAAGCCACGGTCATTGTCTCCACCCATATTCTTCAGGAAGTCGAAGCGGTTTGTGATCGGGCGTTGATCCTGCGCAAAGGTCAGCTGGCCCTCGATGCCCAACTGGCCGAGCTGACCCGTGGCCGGGCGTTGATCCTGCGGTGCAGCGCCGCGCCGGAAGAGGCCCTGGAGCGACTCTCCCGGCTGCCTGGGGTAACCGCAACGGCTCTGCCCGAGGAGAGCGGCTATGGGCATGGTTATCGCTTGGAGGGCGCCACCGACCTGATTGAACTGGCTCCGGCAGTGGCCGAGCTGGCGGTCAGCCGGAACTGGCAGCTGTATGATCTGCACCGGGAAGAGCGCACCCTGGAAAAGGTATTCAACGAAATATCCTTAGTTGCCGAGGAGGTGGGTCATGCTGCGTAG
- a CDS encoding Gldg family protein → MLRSLFRVTRKELAGFFASPVAYIFLGAFLVVTLFTFFWGEAFFARNIADVRPLFEWMPVLLIFLVAALTMRMWSEERRMGTLEYLLTLPVSPLQYLIGKFLAALSLVALALILTLPLPISVSFLGSLDWGPVWGGYLAALFLGAAYISIGLFLSARSDNQIVSLIGTVLVCGLFYLLGSDLLTGFFGNRAGELLKLLGSGSRFNSITRGVIDLRDLYYYLSLVGVFFALTLYSLKRLRWDTKALANRRQHRFHGALTLLLIANLLAGHLWLQQIGSARIDLTQGKIYSISPATKQYLAHLQEPLLIRGYFSAKTHPLLAPLVPRLRDLIREYQIAGHGNVRAEFIDPLQNPDLEAEANQKYGIKPVPFQVADRYQSALVNSYFQILIQYGDQFQVLNFRDLIEVKQQGGQGIEVELNNPEYQLTRSIKRVMNEFQGGGDLVAGLQRPVTLHGYISADAALPDFLQKFKQDLQSLGQQLEQKSGGKLSLEVLDPQAGNGELAKKLAADYGFQPMQAGLLDTHRFYFYLTLDNGQQTVQVQLPEDFSRDGLERNIKAALKRFSSGYLKTVALAVPKPPNPYLAQYGMNQDSKEFSLLHRQLAENYQVEQVDLEQGTLPDATDVLVVAAPENLNDKGLFAIDQFLMKGGTVVLATSPFDVSLTPKSLAATKNSSHLLDWLKHDGISMEPSLVLDEQNQPFPIPVSRHVGGITLQEMRLIPYPYFVDLRGAGLNPQVPVTSGLEHLMMNWAAPIKVDKEQNKERKTTWLLKSSADSWTSDSENLLPRINEQGQQGFVPGADRGQKLLGVAVEGVFPSYFAGKESPLLKDSAKNQDASKKADKKETHQVASVIDKSPESARIILFSSADFLSDQTMQLAASVAGNQDLGALQLVNNSLDWALEDAGLLSISSRGHYARTLIPMNLDTQLTVEYLNYGLALAGLALVYLIHRWLQRRRRLHFQRLLEGRA, encoded by the coding sequence ATGCTGCGTAGTCTGTTCCGGGTGACCCGCAAGGAGCTGGCCGGGTTTTTCGCCTCGCCGGTTGCCTACATTTTTCTCGGCGCATTCCTGGTCGTCACCCTCTTTACCTTTTTCTGGGGAGAAGCCTTTTTCGCCCGCAATATCGCCGATGTCAGGCCGCTCTTCGAATGGATGCCGGTCCTGCTGATCTTCCTGGTCGCGGCATTGACCATGCGGATGTGGAGTGAAGAGCGGCGCATGGGCACCCTGGAATATCTGCTCACCCTGCCGGTCAGTCCGCTCCAGTACCTGATCGGCAAGTTCCTCGCCGCTCTCAGCCTGGTCGCGCTGGCGCTGATCTTGACGTTGCCGCTGCCGATTTCCGTCTCTTTCCTCGGCTCCCTCGACTGGGGACCGGTCTGGGGCGGCTATCTGGCGGCCCTGTTTCTGGGCGCCGCCTATATTTCCATCGGCCTGTTCCTCAGTGCCCGCAGTGACAACCAGATCGTCAGCCTGATCGGCACGGTTCTGGTCTGCGGCCTGTTCTATCTGCTGGGCAGCGATCTGCTGACCGGTTTTTTCGGCAATCGCGCTGGCGAACTGCTCAAACTGCTGGGCAGCGGTTCGCGCTTTAATTCCATTACCCGCGGCGTCATCGATCTGCGCGACCTCTATTATTATCTGAGCCTGGTCGGGGTCTTTTTCGCCCTGACCCTGTACAGCCTCAAGCGTTTGCGCTGGGATACCAAGGCGCTCGCCAACCGGCGCCAGCATCGTTTCCATGGCGCGCTCACTCTGCTGCTGATCGCCAACCTGCTGGCCGGCCACCTGTGGCTGCAGCAGATCGGCTCCGCCCGCATCGACCTGACCCAGGGGAAGATCTATTCGATTTCTCCGGCCACCAAGCAGTATTTGGCTCATCTTCAGGAACCGCTGCTGATTCGCGGCTATTTCAGCGCCAAAACCCATCCGCTGCTGGCCCCGCTGGTGCCGCGGCTGCGCGATTTGATCCGGGAATACCAGATTGCCGGGCACGGCAACGTGCGGGCCGAGTTTATCGACCCGTTGCAGAATCCTGACCTGGAAGCCGAAGCGAACCAGAAATACGGCATCAAGCCGGTGCCGTTTCAGGTTGCCGATCGTTACCAGTCGGCGCTGGTGAATTCCTACTTTCAGATCTTGATTCAATACGGGGATCAGTTTCAGGTCCTTAATTTTCGGGATCTGATTGAGGTCAAACAGCAGGGCGGCCAGGGGATCGAGGTCGAGCTGAATAATCCCGAGTACCAGCTGACCCGCAGCATCAAGCGGGTGATGAACGAATTTCAGGGGGGCGGCGACCTGGTTGCCGGGCTGCAGCGGCCGGTGACCTTGCACGGCTATATCTCCGCGGATGCGGCGTTGCCCGATTTCCTGCAAAAATTCAAGCAGGATCTGCAGTCCCTCGGCCAGCAGCTGGAACAGAAATCCGGCGGCAAGCTGTCCCTTGAAGTCCTCGATCCGCAGGCCGGGAACGGTGAGCTGGCCAAAAAACTGGCCGCTGACTACGGGTTCCAGCCGATGCAGGCCGGTTTGCTCGATACCCATCGCTTCTATTTCTATTTGACCCTGGACAACGGTCAGCAGACGGTTCAGGTCCAGTTGCCGGAGGACTTTTCGCGGGACGGCCTGGAGCGCAATATCAAAGCTGCCCTGAAACGGTTTTCCAGTGGTTACCTGAAAACCGTGGCCCTGGCCGTGCCCAAGCCACCCAATCCTTACCTGGCCCAGTATGGGATGAACCAGGACAGCAAGGAGTTCAGCCTGCTGCATAGGCAGCTGGCGGAAAATTATCAGGTCGAGCAGGTCGACCTGGAGCAGGGAACCCTGCCTGATGCGACGGATGTCCTGGTCGTGGCTGCGCCTGAAAACCTGAATGATAAAGGCTTGTTCGCCATCGACCAGTTCCTGATGAAAGGTGGCACCGTGGTGCTGGCAACCTCGCCCTTTGATGTCAGCTTGACCCCGAAGAGCCTGGCGGCCACGAAAAATTCCAGCCACCTTCTCGACTGGCTCAAACATGACGGGATCAGCATGGAACCAAGCCTGGTGCTGGATGAGCAGAACCAGCCGTTCCCGATCCCGGTCAGTCGCCATGTCGGCGGGATCACCCTGCAGGAAATGCGGCTGATTCCTTACCCCTATTTCGTCGATCTGCGCGGGGCCGGACTGAATCCGCAGGTCCCGGTAACCTCCGGGCTGGAGCATCTGATGATGAACTGGGCCGCGCCGATCAAGGTTGATAAAGAGCAGAATAAGGAGCGCAAGACCACCTGGCTGCTGAAAAGTTCGGCTGATTCCTGGACTTCGGATTCGGAAAACCTGTTGCCGCGGATCAACGAGCAGGGGCAGCAGGGCTTTGTTCCGGGTGCGGACCGCGGCCAGAAGTTGCTCGGCGTGGCTGTGGAAGGGGTCTTCCCCTCCTATTTTGCCGGCAAGGAATCACCGTTGCTGAAGGATTCCGCGAAGAATCAGGATGCGTCCAAAAAGGCGGATAAAAAAGAGACGCACCAGGTGGCCAGTGTCATTGACAAATCGCCGGAATCGGCACGGATCATTCTGTTCTCCTCGGCTGATTTCCTCAGTGATCAGACCATGCAACTGGCGGCCAGTGTTGCCGGCAATCAGGACCTGGGGGCTTTGCAGCTGGTTAATAACAGCCTGGACTGGGCTCTGGAAGACGCCGGTCTGCTCAGTATCAGCAGCCGCGGCCATTATGCCCGGACCCTGATTCCTATGAATCTGGACACCCAGCTGACCGTGGAATACCTCAACTACGGGCTGGCGCTGGCCGGGCTGGCACTGGTTTATCTTATTCATCGTTGGCTGCAGCGGCGCAGGCGGCTGCACTTTCAACGGTTGTTGGAAGGGAGGGCTTAA
- a CDS encoding DUF4340 domain-containing protein has product MKRTLVILTVVLLVQLGLGVAFFVAGQQPTTVKGEATLLTFSPDQVDELAVVGPQGEQVTLKKTTAGWVLPEHFSAAADSAKVEALLQELCGLKRPWPVAQTAASDKRFKVSAEDFDRKLVFSADGKQLAELLIGSSPGFRKVHARLASEEQVYDIPFSAYQAGLKAGEWLNRDVLQLPKENISGLELPGLKLTRKDGAWQLDPPLEKGKIDPQQVDQLVNLLANLKITDVAGKADPSRLDQATLQLSLQLDGGKSRHYAFFTPGDDKAAAALLQVDGFDRQFQVDKDLIGKLKAFDRQHLMLKSTAPAHEQAASPSAEDTMK; this is encoded by the coding sequence ATGAAACGTACTCTGGTTATTCTGACAGTTGTGCTCCTTGTCCAACTGGGACTCGGGGTTGCCTTTTTCGTAGCGGGGCAACAGCCGACAACGGTCAAAGGGGAGGCTACCCTGTTGACCTTTAGCCCGGATCAGGTCGATGAACTGGCTGTGGTCGGTCCGCAAGGGGAGCAGGTCACCCTCAAGAAAACTACCGCCGGCTGGGTTCTGCCGGAGCACTTTTCCGCGGCGGCCGACTCCGCCAAAGTTGAGGCGTTACTGCAGGAGCTCTGTGGCTTGAAACGCCCTTGGCCGGTGGCCCAAACCGCGGCCAGCGACAAGCGCTTCAAGGTATCGGCAGAGGATTTTGATCGTAAGCTGGTATTTTCCGCCGATGGCAAACAGCTGGCGGAGCTGCTGATCGGTTCGTCACCGGGCTTCCGTAAGGTGCATGCTCGCTTGGCTTCTGAAGAGCAGGTCTATGACATTCCGTTCAGCGCCTATCAGGCGGGCTTGAAAGCAGGCGAGTGGTTGAATCGAGACGTCCTGCAACTGCCCAAGGAAAACATCAGCGGACTGGAATTGCCCGGCCTGAAGCTAACCCGCAAAGACGGGGCCTGGCAGCTGGACCCGCCATTGGAGAAGGGCAAGATCGATCCACAGCAGGTCGATCAGCTGGTGAACCTGCTGGCTAACCTGAAGATCACCGATGTTGCCGGCAAGGCTGACCCGAGCCGGCTTGATCAGGCCACCCTGCAGCTCAGTCTGCAACTGGACGGAGGAAAGAGTCGTCATTACGCTTTTTTCACTCCCGGGGACGACAAAGCCGCTGCCGCGCTGCTGCAGGTCGACGGATTCGACCGGCAGTTTCAGGTCGATAAGGACCTTATCGGTAAACTCAAGGCTTTTGATCGCCAGCATCTGATGCTGAAAAGCACTGCCCCAGCGCATGAGCAGGCTGCCTCACCTTCTGCCGAGGACACGATGAAATAA
- a CDS encoding AAA family ATPase — protein sequence MESIQQRFSELSTNLEHQVIGQPQLIECLLIALLADGHLLVEGAPGLAKTRAIRQLGELLEGSFHRVQFTPDLLPADLTGTEVFRPRDGSFVFQRGPLFHNLILADEINRAPAKVQSALLEAMAERQITVGQTSYPLAEPFLVMATQNPIEQEGTYPLPEAQLDRFLLHVFIDYPKAEVERQILTLARHEAGAALNGLPGPTGQAAFQPLSGAELRQARREVLTIHLAENLEEYLLQLVLATRDAQRWGEDLANWLTYGASPRASIALDRCARARAWLKGRDYVIPEDIQQLAFSVLRHRLLLSYEAEAEGVSAERVISELLARVPVP from the coding sequence ATGGAATCGATTCAACAACGTTTCAGCGAACTTTCCACCAACCTGGAACACCAGGTCATCGGGCAGCCACAGCTGATTGAATGTCTGCTGATCGCGCTGTTGGCCGACGGCCATCTGTTGGTGGAAGGTGCCCCCGGCCTGGCTAAAACCCGGGCGATTCGCCAGCTTGGGGAATTGCTGGAAGGAAGCTTTCACCGGGTGCAGTTTACCCCCGACCTGCTGCCGGCCGACCTGACCGGAACTGAAGTTTTCCGTCCGCGTGATGGCAGTTTTGTGTTTCAGCGCGGGCCGTTGTTTCACAACCTGATTCTGGCCGACGAGATCAACCGCGCCCCGGCCAAGGTCCAGTCGGCTTTACTGGAAGCCATGGCCGAGCGGCAGATCACCGTGGGTCAGACCAGCTATCCCCTGGCCGAGCCGTTTCTGGTCATGGCGACGCAGAACCCGATTGAACAGGAGGGGACCTATCCGTTGCCCGAAGCGCAGCTGGACCGGTTTCTGCTCCATGTGTTCATCGATTACCCGAAGGCCGAAGTCGAGCGGCAGATCCTGACCCTGGCCCGGCATGAAGCCGGTGCTGCCCTGAACGGGTTGCCGGGGCCCACCGGCCAGGCCGCTTTTCAACCGCTGAGCGGGGCGGAATTGCGCCAGGCGCGGCGGGAGGTGCTGACCATCCATTTGGCGGAAAACCTGGAAGAGTATCTGCTTCAGCTGGTTCTGGCCACCCGCGACGCACAGCGCTGGGGGGAGGATCTTGCCAACTGGTTGACCTACGGAGCCAGTCCGCGGGCCAGTATCGCCCTGGATCGCTGTGCGCGGGCGCGGGCCTGGCTGAAAGGGCGTGACTATGTCATCCCGGAGGATATTCAGCAGCTGGCCTTTTCTGTCCTGCGCCATCGGCTGTTGCTCAGCTATGAGGCCGAGGCGGAAGGCGTCAGTGCCGAACGGGTGATCAGTGAACTGCTGGCCCGGGTGCCGGTCCCGTAA
- a CDS encoding DUF58 domain-containing protein, producing MVKTVKTASPVQISLPQLVGLRAGAGVVKGPKSPATATRGGGHRSRFRGRGMEFAEVRAYQPGDDVRNIDWRVTARRGTAHTKLFHEERERPVLFALDYRRPMFFATRGCFKAVLASQLAAVLAWGALAQGDRIGGFLFSEEGHIELRPAGGRRGVLRLLQGMVSDPVWSRPAHVPFDPHRRLAETIQRLARVVRPGSRIHLFSDFTQWDDDVEKHLALLSRQADVALYFLFDALEVELPGYGNYRLSDGERDLTIATDQARTRREFHQAFKAHRARLEGFCRNRRLLFVPVATDSDPLQVLQNGRSGHGGN from the coding sequence ATGGTGAAAACAGTTAAAACAGCATCGCCGGTACAGATCAGCCTGCCGCAATTGGTCGGCCTCAGGGCCGGGGCCGGAGTGGTCAAGGGGCCGAAATCCCCGGCCACGGCCACGCGCGGCGGCGGCCACCGCTCCCGGTTTCGCGGCCGGGGGATGGAGTTTGCCGAGGTCCGCGCCTACCAGCCCGGCGACGATGTGCGCAATATCGACTGGCGGGTGACCGCCCGGCGGGGCACGGCTCATACCAAGTTGTTTCATGAAGAGCGCGAACGACCGGTGTTGTTTGCCCTTGATTACCGGCGGCCGATGTTTTTTGCCACCCGCGGCTGCTTTAAAGCGGTCCTGGCCTCGCAATTGGCTGCTGTGCTGGCTTGGGGAGCCCTGGCCCAAGGGGACCGGATCGGCGGCTTTCTGTTTTCCGAAGAAGGGCATATCGAACTGCGTCCGGCCGGGGGGCGCCGCGGCGTCCTGCGCCTGTTGCAGGGGATGGTCAGCGATCCGGTCTGGAGCCGCCCAGCCCACGTTCCCTTTGATCCCCATCGGCGTTTGGCGGAAACGATCCAGCGCCTGGCCCGGGTGGTCCGTCCCGGCAGCCGCATTCACCTGTTCAGCGATTTTACCCAGTGGGATGACGACGTGGAGAAACACCTGGCCCTCTTGTCCCGCCAGGCTGATGTCGCCCTGTATTTCCTGTTCGACGCCCTGGAAGTGGAGTTGCCGGGTTACGGCAATTACCGCCTCAGCGACGGGGAACGGGATCTGACCATTGCCACGGACCAGGCCCGGACCCGGCGGGAATTCCACCAGGCCTTCAAAGCTCATCGCGCCCGCCTGGAAGGCTTCTGTCGCAACCGGCGGCTGTTGTTTGTGCCGGTGGCGACGGACAGTGACCCGCTGCAGGTGCTGCAGAACGGCAGGAGCGGCCATGGCGGCAATTGA
- a CDS encoding DUF4381 domain-containing protein, protein MAAIDPQAHPATLPLRDIHLPPAPGWWPPAPGWWGVALLLVLLILVAVLLLRRYRRLRYRRAALRELTALEQTGGLADRELLAGLSQLLRRAIVTAYPQDGCAGLSGKAWLQVLDRGFANNPFSSGIGRCLEHGPYQPAVQLERDALLELCRQRLKKLPPLGRTGRRS, encoded by the coding sequence ATGGCGGCAATTGATCCACAGGCGCACCCGGCAACTTTGCCGCTGCGCGATATTCACCTGCCGCCCGCACCGGGCTGGTGGCCACCGGCACCGGGTTGGTGGGGAGTGGCGCTGCTATTGGTGCTGTTGATCCTGGTCGCGGTTCTGCTGCTGCGCCGCTACCGGCGGTTGCGTTACCGGCGCGCGGCGCTGCGGGAATTGACCGCACTGGAACAGACCGGCGGGCTGGCCGACCGGGAATTGCTGGCCGGGTTGTCACAACTGCTGCGGCGGGCCATTGTGACCGCATATCCCCAGGACGGTTGTGCCGGGCTCAGCGGCAAAGCCTGGCTGCAGGTACTTGATCGCGGTTTTGCCAATAATCCCTTCAGCAGTGGGATCGGCCGCTGCCTGGAACATGGGCCTTATCAGCCCGCCGTGCAGCTGGAACGGGACGCGCTGCTTGAGCTTTGCCGCCAGCGGTTGAAAAAACTGCCG